The Dyella caseinilytica genome has a window encoding:
- a CDS encoding PilZ domain-containing protein, with protein MNEQRRAPRKRPDYSVMVTDSISGQPLGHLGNLSSNGMLLIGQRVPRNEAVYQVTLPLPRHDGTASTIEIGIQEQWHEPAATPGQTWAGYRIIAIGTADATQLEHWLQQG; from the coding sequence ATGAACGAACAACGCCGCGCACCACGCAAGCGTCCGGATTACAGCGTGATGGTGACCGACTCGATCAGCGGCCAACCGCTCGGGCACCTGGGCAATCTTTCCAGCAACGGCATGCTGTTGATCGGCCAGCGCGTACCGCGCAACGAAGCGGTCTACCAGGTGACGCTGCCACTGCCGCGACATGACGGCACCGCATCCACCATCGAAATCGGTATCCAGGAGCAGTGGCACGAACCGGCCGCGACGCCCGGTCAGACCTGGGCCGGCTACCGCATCATCGCCATCGGCACTGCGGATGCGACGCAATTGGAGCACTGGTTGCAGCAGGGCTGA
- the cydD gene encoding thiol reductant ABC exporter subunit CydD translates to MPLASTSWLRQQASPVRHLLVNGIVAGALQAVLMCAGAWLVAHVLSQAIFHASPLASLWPWLVWLPLIAVARFTLTVKQRRTTFEAGAKVSATVRLKLEERLRTLGPLWAAQQSRGDIVTRFVDGVDALVPYYAGYLPQLAFAAIVPAIIFASALFADPWSALVLAATAPLIPIFMLLVGRAAEQASQRRWKRLRRMGAHFMDALAGLTTLRLFRAVSREEAFLAATGDAYRQETMAVLRIAFLSALVLEFFATASIAVLAVLVGFRLLWGTLGFEPGLFVLLLAPEFFLPLRALGTQRHRKMEAAAAAEDLAALLEEKAPVLANTVHTTKHSITSNQIAVAFRQVTFGYDDGRDVLSDVNLAVTAGERLTIVGTTGSGKSTLFSLLMGFATPRNGSILINGEDLAHLDLDAWRRHIAWVPQRPHIFRGTLRDNLLLASPDADELQLERAIHAAALTPVIARLPRGLDTPLGEHGQGLSGGERQRLSLARAWLRDAPVLLLDEPTQHLDSSTAAQINASLSKLAEGRTVIRIAHRLDAIGADEHVAVMAEGRVVETGRASTLRQAHGAFARLLAADRAA, encoded by the coding sequence ATGCCTCTTGCTTCGACCAGCTGGCTACGGCAACAAGCCAGCCCCGTGCGCCATCTGCTCGTTAACGGCATCGTCGCAGGCGCCTTGCAAGCCGTATTGATGTGCGCTGGCGCGTGGCTGGTGGCGCACGTGCTGTCGCAGGCGATTTTTCACGCCAGCCCGCTCGCTTCGCTCTGGCCGTGGCTGGTCTGGCTGCCACTCATTGCCGTGGCGCGTTTCACGTTGACGGTGAAGCAAAGGCGCACGACGTTCGAGGCCGGTGCCAAGGTGAGCGCGACGGTCCGGCTGAAGTTGGAGGAACGGCTGCGCACGCTTGGTCCGCTTTGGGCAGCACAGCAATCACGCGGCGATATCGTCACGCGCTTCGTCGACGGTGTCGATGCATTGGTTCCGTACTATGCGGGCTATCTTCCGCAACTGGCCTTTGCCGCGATCGTGCCCGCCATCATTTTTGCTTCAGCGCTGTTTGCAGATCCGTGGTCGGCTCTTGTGTTGGCGGCAACAGCACCGCTGATTCCCATCTTCATGCTGTTGGTCGGGCGTGCTGCTGAGCAGGCAAGCCAGCGACGCTGGAAACGGCTGCGCCGCATGGGCGCGCACTTCATGGATGCGCTGGCCGGACTCACCACGCTTCGACTGTTCCGCGCAGTAAGCCGCGAAGAAGCTTTTCTCGCCGCCACCGGAGATGCCTATCGACAGGAAACCATGGCGGTGCTGCGGATCGCGTTTCTCTCCGCTCTGGTGCTGGAATTCTTCGCCACCGCGAGCATTGCCGTACTGGCCGTCCTGGTTGGTTTTCGTTTGTTATGGGGAACCCTGGGTTTCGAGCCTGGCCTGTTCGTACTGCTGCTGGCGCCGGAATTCTTCCTGCCGTTGCGCGCCCTGGGCACGCAGCGGCACCGCAAGATGGAAGCTGCTGCCGCTGCCGAGGATCTTGCGGCGCTTCTGGAAGAAAAAGCACCCGTACTTGCGAATACTGTGCATACAACAAAGCACTCCATCACTTCGAATCAGATTGCTGTTGCTTTCCGTCAGGTGACTTTCGGTTACGACGATGGACGCGATGTGTTGTCTGATGTGAACCTTGCTGTCACCGCAGGCGAACGGTTGACCATCGTGGGTACCACCGGCAGCGGCAAGAGCACACTTTTTTCGTTGCTGATGGGATTCGCCACTCCGCGCAACGGCAGCATCCTGATCAACGGCGAAGATCTCGCCCATCTCGATCTCGATGCATGGCGTCGCCACATCGCCTGGGTGCCGCAGCGACCGCACATCTTTCGTGGAACACTGCGCGACAACCTGTTGCTGGCATCGCCCGATGCTGATGAATTGCAACTGGAACGCGCCATTCACGCCGCGGCGTTGACGCCGGTCATTGCGCGCCTGCCACGGGGTCTGGATACGCCACTGGGGGAGCACGGCCAAGGACTCTCCGGCGGAGAACGCCAGCGGCTTTCGCTGGCACGCGCCTGGCTGCGTGACGCGCCCGTGCTTCTGCTGGATGAACCCACCCAGCACCTGGACAGCTCGACGGCCGCGCAGATCAACGCATCGCTGAGCAAGCTCGCCGAAGGACGTACGGTGATACGCATTGCCCATCGCCTGGATGCGATTGGTGCGGATGAACACGTCGCTGTCATGGCGGAAGGGCGCGTCGTCGAAACCGGGCGCGCAAGCACCTTGCGCCAAGCCCATGGCGCTTTCGCCCGCCTGCTCGCTGCGGATCGCGCTGCATGA
- the cydB gene encoding cytochrome d ubiquinol oxidase subunit II encodes METYAVLQCIWWLLLGVLLIGLAVMVGMDMGVGTILRYVGRNDVERRVALNIIGPHWDGNQVWFILGGGAVFAAFPLIYATAFSGFYVVMLLLLWSMIMRPLGFEYRSKLPSTSWRNVWDWALFISGFVPMVVFGAAFGNLFHGVPFHFEWNLTSHYTGSFLALLNPFAILCGLLSLSLSVFMGSTTMMNGGENEIYERARNLARISAIVAIVLFAIGGFWVHGMAGYSIAHGPGAGVPQTPLQQGVSRVDGSWFANFAAHPLLWVVPVLGFAGMLAGGLAANARRSHLAWWLGAVAWLGVIGTAGTALFPFLLPSSSTPDQSLTIWNSSSSELTLAWMVGFAAVFVPLIIWYTSWAFYVMRGKVKADHIVNDEHAY; translated from the coding sequence ATGGAAACGTATGCAGTACTTCAATGCATCTGGTGGCTGCTGCTGGGCGTGCTACTGATTGGCCTGGCGGTGATGGTTGGCATGGACATGGGCGTGGGCACCATCCTGCGTTATGTGGGACGCAACGATGTGGAACGCCGCGTGGCGCTCAACATCATTGGCCCGCACTGGGATGGCAACCAGGTGTGGTTCATTCTCGGCGGCGGTGCGGTGTTCGCGGCATTCCCGCTGATCTATGCCACCGCGTTCTCGGGCTTCTACGTCGTGATGCTCCTGCTGCTTTGGAGCATGATCATGCGCCCGCTCGGTTTCGAGTATCGCAGCAAGCTTCCATCCACCAGCTGGCGCAATGTGTGGGATTGGGCACTCTTCATCAGCGGCTTCGTGCCGATGGTGGTATTCGGCGCGGCATTCGGCAATCTGTTCCACGGCGTGCCGTTCCATTTCGAATGGAACCTTACCTCGCACTACACCGGTTCGTTCCTTGCCCTGCTCAATCCGTTTGCGATCCTTTGCGGCCTGCTGTCATTGTCGCTCTCGGTGTTCATGGGATCGACCACCATGATGAACGGCGGGGAGAATGAGATTTACGAACGCGCGCGCAACTTGGCTCGTATTTCCGCCATCGTTGCCATCGTGCTGTTTGCGATCGGCGGTTTCTGGGTGCACGGTATGGCCGGTTACAGCATCGCCCACGGCCCGGGCGCTGGCGTACCACAGACACCGCTGCAACAAGGTGTGTCGCGCGTGGATGGTTCATGGTTCGCGAATTTCGCTGCGCATCCTCTGCTATGGGTCGTACCGGTGCTCGGGTTTGCCGGCATGTTGGCGGGCGGACTCGCGGCCAACGCGCGCCGCTCACACCTGGCCTGGTGGCTGGGTGCGGTAGCTTGGCTGGGCGTGATCGGCACCGCAGGTACAGCACTGTTCCCATTCCTGCTGCCATCCAGCAGCACGCCGGATCAAAGCCTCACCATTTGGAACTCCAGTTCCAGCGAACTCACCCTGGCTTGGATGGTCGGCTTTGCCGCGGTATTCGTGCCGCTGATCATCTGGTACACGAGCTGGGCTTTCTACGTGATGCGCGGCAAGGTCAAGGCCGATCACATCGTCAATGACGAGCACGCTTACTGA
- the pepQ gene encoding Xaa-Pro dipeptidase has translation MSHDLAPLYAQHIATLRTRADNALSLGGFDHLLIAASTPLRKFLDDQDYPFVSNPHFRHWLPLTDTPGSWVVYTPGEKPKLIFVQPRDYWHVVPAAPRGYWVEHFDITIVRTAAEAVAELPKGKRAVIAPNCPDIEGVEVNNPHAVTDYLHWHRSYKTAYELALMREASVIGTRAHHAAEKAFRAGESEFGIQMAYLAAARQTDAELPYSNIVCLNEHSAVLHYTHFDRLPPKQSRSFLIDAGGSAAGYASDITRTYAASGHSEFQALIDSVEKAQLGFVAKVKTGQSYPELHIHAHLVLANVLREHGVIRMSAESAVQSGVTSTFFPHGLGHPIGLQVHDVAGFQSSETGGSIPRPEGHPYLRMTRVLEPGMVVTIEPGLYFIDMLLEELRSKPESKDVDWSKVDAFRPYGGIRIEDDVVCTHGEPENLTRDAFAKLN, from the coding sequence ATGAGCCACGATCTCGCCCCGCTGTACGCCCAACACATCGCCACTTTGCGCACGCGCGCCGACAACGCCCTCTCACTGGGTGGTTTTGATCATCTGTTGATCGCCGCCAGCACGCCGCTGCGCAAGTTTCTCGATGACCAGGATTATCCCTTCGTCTCCAACCCGCATTTTCGTCACTGGCTGCCGTTGACTGACACGCCAGGCAGTTGGGTGGTTTATACGCCCGGAGAGAAGCCGAAGCTGATCTTCGTGCAGCCGCGCGATTACTGGCATGTTGTGCCCGCTGCACCGCGCGGCTATTGGGTCGAACACTTCGATATCACCATCGTGCGCACGGCTGCCGAGGCTGTGGCTGAGTTACCGAAAGGCAAGCGCGCAGTGATTGCGCCGAACTGCCCGGACATCGAGGGCGTTGAGGTCAACAATCCTCACGCCGTGACGGATTATCTGCACTGGCATCGCAGCTACAAGACAGCTTACGAACTGGCCCTGATGCGTGAAGCGAGTGTCATTGGTACACGTGCGCATCATGCGGCGGAAAAAGCCTTCCGTGCTGGCGAAAGTGAGTTCGGCATCCAGATGGCCTATCTCGCCGCGGCGCGCCAGACCGATGCCGAGCTGCCTTATTCCAACATCGTCTGCCTCAACGAGCATAGTGCGGTCCTGCACTACACCCACTTTGATCGCTTGCCGCCAAAGCAAAGCCGCTCGTTTCTGATCGACGCAGGTGGCAGCGCCGCCGGTTATGCCAGTGATATCACCCGCACTTATGCCGCAAGCGGCCACAGCGAATTTCAGGCCTTGATCGACAGCGTCGAAAAAGCCCAGCTTGGTTTTGTGGCCAAAGTGAAAACCGGGCAAAGTTATCCGGAACTGCATATCCATGCGCATCTCGTGCTGGCAAATGTGCTGCGCGAGCATGGCGTGATCCGCATGAGTGCGGAAAGCGCGGTGCAATCCGGCGTCACGTCCACCTTCTTTCCACATGGCCTGGGTCACCCGATCGGTCTGCAGGTGCACGATGTAGCAGGCTTCCAGTCCAGCGAAACCGGCGGCAGCATTCCGCGTCCGGAAGGTCACCCGTATCTGCGCATGACCCGCGTGCTGGAGCCTGGCATGGTGGTCACCATCGAGCCGGGCCTCTATTTCATCGACATGCTGCTGGAAGAACTGCGCAGCAAACCGGAGTCCAAGGATGTCGATTGGAGCAAGGTCGACGCCTTCCGTCCTTATGGCGGCATTCGCATCGAGGACGATGTCGTGTGCACTCACGGCGAGCCGGAAAATCTCACGCGCGACGCTTTTGCAAAGTTGAACTAA
- a CDS encoding cytochrome ubiquinol oxidase subunit I, protein MHDMNVVDLSRLQFALTALYHFLFVPLTLGMTFMLAAMETVYVITGREIYKRITQFWGKLFLINFALGVATGLTMEFEFGTNWSFYSSFVGDIFGAPLAIEGLMAFFLESTFVGLMTFGWDRLRPGQHLAVTYLVALGSNLSALWILIANSFMQLPEGAHFNPATMRMELTSLSDLIFSHDAQAKFVHTSIAGYVTAAVFVAGVSAWYLLKNRHTDLARRSFRMAVLFGVLATAGVITLGDALGFVGAQAQPTKLAAMEGLWKTEPAPMPFNLIAFPSQKYQTNYGEIQVPYALSLLVTHSLTGNVPGVDELEQDATQRIRDGIPAVSALKTLSANPGDPDALAQFHAHEKDLGYGFLVQRYAPDVTVATDDQIATAARDAIPQVAPVFWSFRLMVALGLAMLAYFVLAVIYTMRNIVERKRWFLVIAVWMIPVPFIACEMGWVVAELGRQPWTVFGVLPTWMSASTHSVGYMIFSLIGFVTLYTIFIIVEMYLMVRAIRRGPDDGHDAHSPHTSQAARLAGYAEG, encoded by the coding sequence ATGCACGACATGAATGTTGTCGATTTGTCACGTCTGCAGTTTGCACTCACGGCGCTGTATCACTTCCTGTTCGTTCCGCTGACGCTGGGCATGACCTTCATGCTGGCCGCGATGGAAACGGTTTATGTCATCACAGGCAGGGAGATCTACAAGCGCATCACCCAATTCTGGGGCAAGCTGTTCCTGATTAACTTCGCGCTGGGCGTGGCCACCGGCCTCACCATGGAATTCGAGTTCGGTACCAACTGGTCGTTCTACTCGAGCTTCGTGGGCGATATCTTCGGTGCGCCACTGGCCATCGAAGGCCTGATGGCCTTCTTCCTCGAATCCACGTTCGTGGGCCTGATGACCTTCGGCTGGGATCGCCTTCGTCCCGGCCAACATCTGGCGGTCACCTATCTCGTGGCGCTGGGCTCCAACCTTTCGGCGCTGTGGATCCTGATCGCCAATAGCTTCATGCAATTGCCGGAGGGCGCGCACTTCAATCCAGCGACCATGCGCATGGAGCTGACCAGCCTATCCGACCTCATCTTCAGCCACGATGCGCAGGCCAAATTCGTCCATACCAGCATCGCCGGGTATGTCACGGCTGCGGTGTTTGTCGCGGGTGTCAGCGCATGGTACTTGCTAAAAAACCGGCATACGGATCTGGCACGCCGCTCGTTCCGTATGGCCGTCCTGTTTGGTGTGCTCGCCACCGCAGGTGTGATCACGCTGGGTGACGCGCTGGGCTTCGTCGGTGCGCAAGCTCAGCCGACCAAGCTCGCTGCCATGGAAGGTTTGTGGAAGACCGAACCGGCTCCCATGCCGTTCAACCTGATCGCTTTCCCCTCGCAGAAGTACCAGACCAACTACGGCGAAATCCAGGTTCCCTACGCTTTGTCGCTGCTCGTCACGCATTCGCTCACCGGCAATGTGCCGGGTGTCGATGAACTGGAACAGGATGCCACCCAGCGCATTCGTGACGGCATTCCTGCGGTGTCGGCGCTGAAGACGTTGTCGGCCAACCCCGGCGATCCGGATGCACTGGCGCAGTTCCATGCGCACGAGAAAGATCTCGGCTACGGCTTTCTGGTGCAGCGCTATGCGCCGGATGTAACCGTGGCAACCGACGACCAGATCGCTACCGCGGCGCGTGATGCGATTCCACAAGTGGCACCGGTGTTCTGGTCCTTCCGCCTGATGGTGGCGCTGGGTCTGGCAATGCTGGCGTACTTCGTGCTCGCCGTGATCTACACCATGCGCAATATTGTCGAGCGCAAGCGCTGGTTCCTGGTGATCGCGGTATGGATGATTCCCGTGCCTTTCATCGCCTGCGAAATGGGCTGGGTGGTGGCCGAACTGGGACGACAGCCCTGGACCGTGTTCGGCGTACTGCCTACCTGGATGTCCGCCTCTACGCATAGCGTGGGCTACATGATTTTCTCGCTGATCGGCTTCGTCACGCTGTACACCATCTTCATCATCGTGGAGATGTACCTGATGGTGCGCGCCATCCGTCGCGGCCCGGACGATGGACATGATGCACATTCACCTCATACATCCCAGGCTGCACGGCTGGCCGGCTACGCGGAGGGTTGA
- the hemW gene encoding radical SAM family heme chaperone HemW translates to MNLIAPPLALYVHMPWCVKKCPYCDFNSHGVRGEPPYAAYVETLLADLDADRHDFGGALTERPIVSVFFGGGTPSLFSPELITRFLDGARARLPFAEACEITLETNPGTVEHGRFDGYLAAGVNRISFGIQSFDDDKLKRLGRIHSASEAEAAVKSAQDAGISNINLDLMYALPEQSLEGALADVDRATALRPAHISHYQLTLEPNTVFAAHPPPLPDDDSAWAMQEACEARLAGAGYTQYEISAYAQPGRRCEHNLNYWRFGDYLGIGAGAHGKVTDVDDGKVLRRWKVRHPATYLEAAGAAPRIGGHAAVAAGELPFEYMLNALRLIDGVPVEEFHARTGLPLQQIASRLAEGRQRGWLQADPRHLGTTSLGQRFLNDVIASFLD, encoded by the coding sequence ATGAACTTGATCGCCCCACCGCTGGCGCTGTACGTCCACATGCCGTGGTGCGTGAAAAAGTGTCCCTACTGCGACTTCAACTCACACGGCGTGCGCGGTGAACCGCCCTACGCGGCTTATGTGGAAACATTGCTGGCCGATCTCGATGCTGATCGCCATGATTTCGGCGGCGCGCTGACAGAAAGACCTATCGTCAGCGTGTTTTTCGGCGGCGGCACGCCCAGCCTGTTCTCGCCCGAACTGATCACTCGCTTTTTGGATGGCGCACGTGCCCGCCTGCCTTTTGCGGAAGCTTGCGAAATAACGCTGGAAACCAATCCCGGCACGGTCGAACATGGTCGCTTCGACGGTTATCTGGCCGCGGGTGTCAATCGCATCTCGTTCGGCATCCAGAGTTTCGATGACGACAAGCTCAAGCGGTTGGGCCGAATCCACTCCGCCAGCGAAGCGGAAGCCGCCGTGAAGTCGGCGCAGGACGCCGGCATCAGCAACATCAATCTGGATCTGATGTACGCGTTGCCGGAACAGTCCCTCGAAGGCGCGCTGGCTGATGTCGATCGCGCGACAGCCTTGCGACCGGCGCATATCTCGCATTACCAGCTCACCCTGGAACCCAACACAGTGTTCGCCGCGCACCCGCCGCCGCTGCCAGACGACGACTCAGCCTGGGCCATGCAGGAAGCCTGCGAAGCGCGACTGGCCGGGGCCGGCTATACGCAATATGAAATCTCCGCCTATGCCCAGCCGGGACGGCGCTGCGAGCACAACCTCAATTACTGGCGCTTCGGCGATTACCTGGGGATCGGCGCCGGCGCCCATGGCAAGGTCACCGACGTTGATGACGGCAAGGTCTTACGCCGCTGGAAAGTCCGCCACCCCGCTACCTACCTCGAAGCCGCCGGCGCTGCCCCCCGTATTGGCGGCCATGCCGCGGTCGCGGCCGGGGAGCTGCCTTTCGAATACATGCTCAACGCGCTGCGGCTGATCGACGGCGTTCCGGTAGAGGAATTCCATGCGCGCACCGGCCTGCCCCTGCAGCAGATCGCCAGCCGCCTCGCCGAAGGCCGCCAGCGCGGCTGGCTGCAAGCCGATCCCAGGCATCTGGGCACCACTTCGCTGGGCCAACGTTTCCTCAACGACGTGATCGCCAGCTTCCTCGACTGA
- a CDS encoding DUF1631 family protein, which translates to MDVEPRVHPSAARDHHRRALHGDMPVRARRLIDAACTLCDHWIEPTLRLCLDRFDKRLYDLAEKSRNHLEQQRCFDSRNLIQQGRDGFIQSFAARLRDSFEAMGNTDDDDDASQPLSLQSLTLLDRNEHELNAALDKLAARTEAHNGALLSELSYRLAVLVGSPPLEGKALPPSPQNMAQILREVSEPFNLPIEHRLILLQVFESSVGGALISLYEGINAKLLADGILPKLRAFAATRPTHGPAQPGVSPTTTPAANPTASGSAGERSEPIAVLETLRDLLSRMRTGTAGPAPSAGGRHATQEELQLALSALQQHMVQVTDQTSRELRSAQRLHEELLLQLNAGLPAGAARTQLTAEQGDTVELVAMLFEQLASQLHHGTDARQLLGNLQLPLLRLAVSDRDFFNQHEHPARQMLNKLAEAINNWLDGPDGETDQQLLAKLSHLVERTQQEPPSAGLYTSLLADIEYHLAQLSRKAQAAERRHVEAMQGRERLEQARQRADELMAERFKLASPRGLLRTLLERAWTDVLALNLLRHGEHSDAFRQQLRITDQLLGQFPVTDPVLLRHEVETGLQQIGMNVEEAEQVAQRLIGVDKQVASAPSETLAETPAAEATPPPPLTEAPPVIAEQAPPQASQPAQPQPVVAAKPIPAAPPRTADAPSATDLAIRLKQRQRLGEHRGQEAAPATNAAVVPPLGLREARIHNRLRQMPFGSWFEFTDPNTGETTQRKLAWFSPVSGNSLFVNRRGQRSDVMNLQELARAIGNGRVRELPPQDDNLLDRAWHALTNSLLRPASPLPEVRS; encoded by the coding sequence ATGGATGTCGAACCGAGGGTCCATCCGTCTGCCGCCCGCGACCACCATCGCCGTGCTCTCCACGGTGATATGCCGGTGCGTGCGCGACGCCTGATCGATGCAGCCTGCACGCTGTGCGATCACTGGATCGAGCCAACACTGCGTCTGTGCCTGGACCGGTTCGACAAGCGCCTTTACGACCTGGCCGAAAAATCCCGCAATCATCTCGAGCAACAGCGCTGCTTTGACAGCCGCAATCTGATCCAGCAAGGGCGTGATGGTTTTATCCAATCCTTCGCCGCTCGGCTGCGCGACAGTTTCGAAGCGATGGGAAACACCGATGACGATGACGACGCCTCCCAGCCGCTCAGCCTGCAATCACTGACGCTGCTCGACCGCAACGAACACGAGTTGAATGCCGCGCTGGACAAACTTGCCGCACGCACCGAAGCGCACAACGGTGCGTTGCTGTCCGAACTGTCATACCGTCTGGCTGTGCTGGTCGGATCGCCTCCGCTGGAAGGCAAGGCATTGCCGCCGAGTCCGCAGAACATGGCGCAGATCCTGCGCGAGGTCAGCGAACCGTTCAATCTGCCCATCGAACATCGCCTGATTCTGTTACAGGTATTCGAAAGCAGTGTCGGCGGCGCGTTGATATCGCTGTATGAAGGCATCAACGCCAAGCTGTTGGCCGATGGCATTCTGCCGAAGCTGCGCGCCTTCGCGGCGACGCGACCCACTCACGGTCCCGCGCAACCGGGCGTATCGCCCACTACCACCCCGGCGGCGAATCCCACAGCATCGGGAAGCGCGGGCGAGCGTAGTGAGCCCATTGCAGTGCTTGAAACACTGCGCGACCTGTTGTCACGCATGCGCACCGGAACGGCCGGTCCTGCTCCAAGCGCTGGTGGTCGCCACGCAACGCAGGAAGAGCTCCAGCTCGCCTTGTCGGCATTGCAGCAGCACATGGTGCAGGTGACCGACCAGACCAGCCGCGAGTTGCGCAGCGCTCAACGCCTGCACGAAGAACTGCTGTTGCAACTCAATGCCGGCTTACCCGCTGGCGCTGCGCGCACGCAACTGACTGCGGAACAGGGCGACACGGTGGAGTTGGTCGCCATGTTGTTCGAGCAGCTCGCAAGCCAATTGCATCACGGCACTGACGCACGCCAATTGCTTGGCAACCTGCAATTGCCGTTGCTGCGTCTTGCCGTAAGCGATCGCGATTTTTTCAACCAGCACGAACATCCCGCGCGCCAGATGCTGAACAAGCTCGCCGAAGCCATCAACAACTGGCTCGACGGACCGGATGGCGAAACCGACCAGCAGTTGCTGGCCAAACTGAGTCATCTGGTGGAACGCACCCAGCAGGAGCCACCCTCCGCAGGGCTCTATACCAGCCTGCTGGCGGATATCGAATATCACCTGGCGCAACTGTCCCGCAAAGCGCAGGCAGCCGAGCGCCGTCATGTCGAAGCGATGCAAGGCCGCGAGCGCCTGGAGCAAGCACGCCAGCGCGCGGATGAACTGATGGCCGAACGCTTCAAGCTCGCTTCGCCACGGGGCTTGTTGCGCACATTGCTGGAACGCGCCTGGACCGATGTCCTTGCATTGAATCTTTTGCGGCACGGCGAGCACAGCGATGCGTTCCGGCAGCAATTGCGCATCACCGATCAATTGCTGGGCCAGTTCCCGGTGACCGACCCGGTCCTGCTGCGCCACGAAGTAGAGACCGGCTTGCAGCAGATCGGCATGAACGTCGAAGAAGCCGAACAGGTCGCGCAACGGCTGATCGGTGTGGACAAACAGGTGGCGAGCGCCCCGTCGGAGACGCTGGCTGAGACGCCCGCGGCAGAGGCCACGCCGCCGCCCCCGCTCACCGAAGCACCTCCCGTTATTGCCGAACAAGCCCCGCCCCAGGCATCCCAACCGGCGCAGCCCCAACCCGTGGTCGCGGCAAAGCCTATTCCCGCAGCCCCTCCACGCACGGCCGACGCCCCCAGCGCGACCGACCTGGCTATCCGCCTCAAGCAGCGCCAGCGCCTCGGCGAACACCGTGGGCAGGAAGCGGCACCCGCCACCAATGCCGCTGTGGTGCCCCCACTGGGCTTGCGCGAAGCACGTATCCATAACCGGTTGCGCCAGATGCCCTTCGGCAGTTGGTTCGAGTTCACCGATCCGAACACGGGCGAAACCACTCAGCGCAAACTGGCGTGGTTCTCCCCCGTCTCGGGCAACAGCCTGTTCGTCAATCGCCGCGGCCAGCGTAGCGATGTCATGAACCTGCAGGAGCTGGCGCGAGCCATCGGCAACGGCCGTGTGCGCGAACTGCCGCCGCAGGACGACAACCTGCTCGACCGTGCCTGGCACGCCCTGACCAACAGCTTGTTGCGGCCTGCTTCGCCCCTGCCGGAAGTCCGCTCATGA